The following proteins come from a genomic window of Geomonas sp. RF6:
- a CDS encoding acetate kinase, translated as MDILALNCGSSSVKYQLFDWEKKEVVAKGMVERVGIGDSFIVHEVPGRENYREDSDCPDHRFAVDLILRTLTSPEHGVVKDMKQIAAVGHRVVHGGEHFTKSVLIDDSVLAAVVEVQHLAPLHNPPNIAGIEAAKLVLPDVPQVAIFDTAFHQTMPQHAYLYPLPFEWYEKHGIRRYGFHGTSHLYVSKRIAAILGKPASECNVITMHIGNGVSHCAIKNGVSVDTSMGLTPLEGAMMGTRCGDIDPAIPAFMMQRDDLSAKEIDSILNKKSGVIGITGRFTDRRDVIENADAGDHLCELALEMEAYRLKKYIGSYLAVVGKLDAVVFTAGVGEMGAPIRARALRGLDHLGIVLDEERNKGAMTRKRESLISTDDSPVKVYVIPTDEELVFTEDVAAILAGTYTDHMNFEYSFSRPDFVRK; from the coding sequence ATGGATATACTTGCCCTGAACTGTGGCAGTTCGTCGGTAAAATACCAGTTGTTTGACTGGGAGAAAAAAGAGGTTGTCGCGAAGGGAATGGTGGAGAGAGTAGGGATTGGCGACTCCTTCATCGTGCATGAGGTTCCCGGCAGGGAGAATTACCGCGAGGATTCAGACTGCCCTGATCACCGCTTCGCCGTTGACCTCATACTGCGCACACTCACCAGTCCGGAGCATGGCGTCGTCAAGGACATGAAGCAGATCGCTGCGGTGGGGCACCGCGTCGTTCACGGCGGCGAGCACTTCACCAAGTCGGTCCTCATCGACGACAGCGTCCTTGCTGCCGTAGTGGAGGTGCAGCACCTCGCGCCTCTGCACAATCCACCGAACATCGCCGGTATCGAGGCGGCGAAGCTCGTCCTCCCCGATGTGCCGCAGGTGGCGATCTTCGACACAGCGTTCCATCAGACGATGCCGCAGCACGCCTACCTCTATCCACTCCCCTTCGAGTGGTACGAGAAGCACGGCATCCGCCGCTACGGTTTCCACGGCACCTCGCACCTCTACGTCTCCAAGCGTATCGCCGCGATCCTCGGGAAGCCCGCCTCCGAGTGCAACGTCATCACCATGCACATAGGGAACGGCGTCTCCCACTGCGCCATCAAAAACGGCGTCTCCGTCGACACGAGCATGGGGCTTACCCCGCTGGAAGGCGCCATGATGGGAACGCGCTGCGGCGATATCGACCCGGCCATCCCCGCCTTCATGATGCAGCGTGACGACCTCTCCGCGAAGGAGATCGACAGCATCCTCAACAAGAAAAGTGGCGTCATCGGGATCACCGGCCGCTTCACGGACCGCCGCGACGTCATCGAGAATGCCGACGCCGGGGACCACCTCTGCGAGCTGGCGCTGGAAATGGAGGCCTATCGCCTGAAGAAGTACATCGGCTCCTACCTTGCCGTTGTCGGGAAGCTCGACGCCGTCGTCTTCACCGCCGGGGTAGGTGAGATGGGGGCGCCGATCAGGGCACGCGCGCTGCGCGGGCTGGATCACCTCGGCATCGTCCTCGATGAGGAGCGGAACAAGGGTGCCATGACCAGGAAGCGGGAAAGCCTTATCAGCACGGACGATTCACCGGTCAAGGTGTACGTCATCCCCACCGACGAGGAACTCGTCTTCACCGAGGACGTGGCTGCCATTCTCGCAGGGACCTATACTGATCACATGAACTTCGAGTACAGCTTCTCACGCCCCGATTTCGTAAGGAAATAG
- a CDS encoding DUF362 domain-containing protein, producing MAHTITDDCINCGACDDSCPVSAISEQASKRVISADTCIDCGACVDTCPVNAIHA from the coding sequence TTGGCACATACCATTACCGACGATTGCATCAACTGCGGCGCATGTGACGATTCTTGCCCGGTTAGCGCTATCAGCGAGCAGGCTAGCAAGCGCGTAATCTCCGCTGACACCTGCATCGACTGTGGTGCATGCGTTGACACCTGCCCGGTGAACGCAATCCACGCTTAA